The Pan troglodytes isolate AG18354 chromosome 8, NHGRI_mPanTro3-v2.0_pri, whole genome shotgun sequence genome window below encodes:
- the IDI1 gene encoding isopentenyl-diphosphate Delta-isomerase 1, with product MPNQPVSSDVPPFLRFHWSSHAEAAPMGRRASGCRAWRPGAFELGGLPPWNASLETSDVRHRSQRLGLARQDRKRDWLAAAVVSGTAQSRDAASAELGVGRVDPLKGARARGHGSGSRCFARLPLSQAREVAPPGEAWRDCVVKRVRAPIGRAMWRGLALARAIGCAARGWGQWAVRAADCAQSGRSPGPAGVCGRRLISVLEQIRHFVMMPEINTNHLDKQQVQLLAEMCILIDENDNKIGAETKKNCHLNENIEKGLLHRAFSVFLFNTENKLLLQQRSDAKITFPGCFTNTCCSHPLSNPAELEESDALGVRRAAQRRLKAELGIPLEEVPPEEINYLTRIHYKAQSDGIWGEHEIDYILLVRKNVTLNPDPNEIKSYCYVSKEELKELLKKAASGEIKITPWFKIIAATFLFKWWDNLNHLNQFVDHEKIYRM from the exons ATGCCCAACCAGCCAGTCAGCAGTGACGTCCCGCCTTTCCTCCGTTTCCACTGGTCCAGCCACGCAGAGGCCGCGCCCATGGGACGCCGAGCTTCCGGCTGCCGGGCTTGGCGCCCCGGCGCTTTCGAATTGGGAGGGCTTCCTCCATGGAACGCGAGCCTCGAGACGTCTGACGTTAGGCACCGTTCGCAGCGCCTCGGGCTCGCACGGCAGGATCGAAAGCGTGATTGGCTGGCGGCTGCTGTGGTCTCGGGCACCGCCCAGTCGCGGGACGCTGCCTCTGCGGAACTGGGGGTGGGGCGTGTTGACCCCCTTAAAGGCGCCAGAGCCCGCGGTCACGGCTCAGGTTCCCGGTGCTTCGCGCGTCTGCCGTTGTCACAGGCCAGGGAGGTGGCACCACCAGGCGAAGCTTGGCGAGATTGTGTCGTCAAGCGCGTACGGGCGCCAATTGGCCGGGCGATGTGGCGTGGACTGGCGCTGGCGAGAGCGATTGGCTGCGCGGCCCGGGGGTGGGGCCAGTGGGCGGTGCGCGCCGCGGACTGTGCTCAAAGCGGGCGCTCTCCGGGACCGGCGGGTGTCTGTGGCCGGAGGCTGATCAG TGTTCTAGAACAGATCAGACATTTTGTAATGATGCCTGAAATAAACACTAACCACCTCGACAAGCAACAGGTTCAACTCCTGGCAGAGATGTGTATCCTTATTGatgaaaatgacaataaaattggAGCTGAGACCAAGAAGAACTGTCACCTGAACGAGAACATTGAGAAAG gATTATTGCATCGAGCTTTTAGCGTCTTCTTATTCAACACCGAAAATAAGCTTCTGCTACAGCAAAGATCAGATGCTAAGATTACCTTTCCAG GTTGTTTTACGAATACGTGTTGTAGTCATCCATTAAGCAATCCAGCCGAGCTTGAGGAAAGTGACGCCCTTGGAGTGAGGCGAGCAGCACAGAGACGGCTGAAAGCTGAGCTAGGAATTCCCTTGGAAGAG gtTCCTCCAGAAGAAATTAATTATTTAACACGAATTCACTACAAAGCTCAGTCTGATGGTATCTGGGGTGAACATGAAATTGATTACATTTTGTTGGTGAGGAAGAATGTAACTTTGAATCCAGATCCCAATGAGATTAAAAGCTATTGTTATGTGTCAAAGGAAGAACTAAAAGAACTTCTGAAAAAAGCAGCCAGTGGTGAAATTAAGATAACGCCATGGTTTAAAATTATTGCAGCGACTTTTCTCTTTAAATGGTGGGATAACTTAAATCATTTGAATCAGTTTGTTGACCATGAGAAAATATACAGAATGTGA